Proteins from a single region of Trichoderma asperellum chromosome 3, complete sequence:
- a CDS encoding uncharacterized protein (EggNog:ENOG41~SECRETED:SignalP(1-19)) has protein sequence MYTARCLVLASLLAASANAYPEFNERRDCSHNNCLRAVIASAVPGGNARGSADCSSYFRKTVTPSVGTATITLTSTLSGDPVYSTAIDVSVVPVTVTTSVCTAAVVSVVPRADEREVTAEELNAPPVHHEAHRARGVRACPAKPPASSSTSTSSTAAATTTTTKATTTATPVSGIPTYASACGGISAYSSACSCDGIPESTVTLPQVTNTVTSWASQTVIPTSATTVDVVSSSTTTVTIAAQPTIIGPSFYVQDPANGRTWAAGGAGLQIIDSTNSHAPLTINGCGRVASAVLTSNYLVSAETGSGDAVSFVSNPSSGFIHCTVQNPSVPSGSFTCQSENGVDTVLNWCPGGNDVIQLSSAPMAGCLQPAFTVIHT, from the exons ATGTATACTGCTAGGTGTCTCGTCCTTGCCAGTCTCCTGGCCGCATCTGCCAATGCTTATCCCGAATTCAACGAGAGGAGAGATTGCTCTCACAACAACTGTCTCCGTGCT GTCATCGCCAGCGCGGTCCCTGGGGGCAATGCGCGAGGCTCGGCTGACTGCTCCTCCTACTTCCGCAAGACTGTCACGCCCTCTGTAGG CACCGCGACCATTACCCTCACCAGTACCTTGAGTGGGGACCCCGTCTACAGCACCGCCATCGATGTCAGTGTTGTGCCCGTGACTGTAACAACAAGCGTGTGCACAGCGGCAGTAGTCAGCGTCGTCCCTCGCGCGGACGAGCGAGAGGTCACCGCTGAGGAGCTCAATGCTCCGCCGGTTCACCACGAGGCTCACCGGGCCCGTGGTGTGCGCGCCTGCCCGGCCAAACCTccggcctcttcctccactAGCACGTCTTctactgccgctgctaccaccaccaccaccaaggcTACTACCACAGCTACCCCCGTCTCGGGAATTCCCACATACGCCTCAGCCTGCGGTGGCATTTCTGCCTACTCGTCCGCGTGCTCCTGCGATGGAATTCCCGAGTCTACAGTGACCCTTCCCCAGGTCACCAACACGGTCACCTCGTGGGCCAGCCAGACCGTTATCCCGACATCAGCCACGACCGTCGACGTCGTGTCCAGCTCGACTACCACTGTTACCATCGCCGCGCAGCCGACCATCATCGGCCCATCGTTTTACGTCCAGGATCCGGCGAATGGAAGAACTTGGGCTGCGGGGGGCGCCGGCCTCCAGATCATTGACTCGACTAATAGCCATGCACCCCTCACTATCAATGGATGCGGTAGAGTGGCATCGGCCGTTCTCACAAGCAACTACCTCGTTTCCGCTGAAACCGGCAGCGGTGACGCAGTTTCCTTCGTCTCGAATCCGTCCAGCGGATTCATTCACTGCACAGTCCAGAACCCGTCCGTCCCCTCTGGTTCTTTTACTTGCCAGAGCGAGAATGGTGTCGATACCGTCCTCAATTGGTGCCCCGGCGGGAACGACGTTATTCAACTCAGCTCGGCTCCCATGGCCGGCTGCCTGCAGCCCGCTTTCACTGTCATCCACACCTGA
- a CDS encoding uncharacterized protein (EggNog:ENOG41~antiSMASH:Cluster_3.1~SECRETED:SignalP(1-19)), producing MTVYSLGLLLASLAALVQAQQPNRPNDLNITQAQGNAYGCSSKACLENLQTFEALDRPIFGDVPFNYDFYATADNFTKSKPGDLLKLQRQNSTLYDITPGSSLWFIQYTSVGVGGQPVPSTGFILLPYLSEASNKTPLISYAHGTIGTVAACAASSSYNGYDYDSWKLLPPHGFAVVATDYAGLGNNYTTHKYGNPVINSEDVYFAVVAARKAFPNVFTTKWASLGHSQGAGAIWGLEENPRVASNQSGEYVGGVAVAPSARLNDLLTAVPLSEGYGFGPLIVNIFQSLNFSIQPPVLTPEAMKRYPLMNALGLCDNSYAGLNFDLPNHGILKPTPEQNKTIHEAYTKFQDQYGAATGRKGYKDFLVVQSHDDEIVNYTATIKAYDFACKKGNIVHLSVYHNLTHDESMAASAPEWLKWLSDRISGVPLANATKCTIQQKTPLYVPSRSGFGLA from the coding sequence ATGACTGTCTATTCCTTGGGGCTTCTGCTGGCCTCTTTGGCTGCCCTCGTTCAAGCGCAACAGCCCAATCGTCCAAACGACCTCAACATCACTCAGGCCCAAGGTAATGCGTACGGTTGTTCTTCTAAGGCCTGCCTAGAGAACCTACAAACATTCGAGGCATTGGACCGTCCGATCTTTGGAGATGTTCCCTTCAACTATGACTTCTACGCCACCGCAGATAACTTTACTAAATCTAAACCTGGAGACTTGTTGAAGCTTCAGCGACAGAATTCCACTCTGTATGATATCACCCCTGGCAGCTCGTTATGGTTCATCCAATATACATCTGTCGGTGTTGGTGGACAGCCAGTCCCATCCACTGGGTTTATCCTTCTTCCCTATTTGAGTGAGGCATCCAACAAAACACCGCTTATTTCATATGCGCATGGTACTATCGGAACTGTCGCTGCTTGCGCCGCGTCGTCTTCTTATAACGGGTACGATTACGACAGCTGGAAGCTTCTCCCACCCCACGGATTCGCCGTGGTTGCTACAGACTACGCGGGCTTGGGCAACAACTACACCACACACAAGTACGGAAACCCGGTCATTAACTCAGAAGACGTATATTTCGCTGTTGTTGCCGCCCGCAAAGCTTTCCCAAACGTCTTCACCACTAAATGGGCTTCTCTCGGTCATTCTCAAGGCGCTGGAGCCATATGGGGTCTCGAGGAGAATCCCCGTGTTGCTTCTAACCAGAGTGGCGAATACGTGGGAGGAGTTGCCGTAGCTCCTAGTGCGAGACTGAATGATCTCCTGACCGCCGTTCCTCTTTCTGAGGGATATGGATTCGGCCCCCTGATTGTGAACATCTTCCAGTCCCTGAATTTCTCCATACAGCCACCCGTCTTAACCCCAGAGGCCATGAAGCGTTACCCGCTGATGAATGCGCTTGGGCTCTGCGACAATTCATATGCGGGCCTCAACTTTGACCTCCCGAACCATGGCATATTGAAGCCTACTCCTGAGCAGAATAAGACGATTCATGAAGCTTACACCAAATTCCAAGACCAGTATGGCGCCGCGACCGGGAGAAAAGGATACAAAGATTTCCTTGTTGTACAGTCCCATGACGATGAGATTGTGAATTACACTGCTACGATTAAAGCATACGATTTCGCCTGCAAAAAAGGCAACATCGTTCACCTGAGCGTGTATCACAACCTCACCCACGACGAGTCAATGGCCGCTTCGGCGCCTGAGTGGCTCAAATGGCTCAGTGATAGAATTTCAGGTGTGCCACTTGCCAATGCAACCAAATGCACCATACAACAGAAGACACCCTTATACGTCCCTTCGCGTTCTGGGTTTGGGCTGGCGTGA
- a CDS encoding uncharacterized protein (antiSMASH:Cluster_3.1) — MIDHSLLHPTMTDEDILEGLAIAKEYGVATACVKPYLIPLAKQELEGSGVLVCPVIGFPHGNSTTEVKVIEADRAAAAGGSEIDMVINIGKALGGDWDYVAREIREVNETVIKHGATLKVIFENDYLKDEHIIRLCEICSEIGVAFVKTSTGYGFVKQTNGLYTYAGATIHHLKLMRKHSKPEIQVKAAGGVRTLDDLLHVMSLGVTRIGATATVAIMKAAAERGITNEPTTVEFQPMAEQQLGGY, encoded by the coding sequence ATGATCGACCACTCACTCTTGCACCCTACAATGACTGATGAGGACATACTCGAAGGTCTCGCCATTGCCAAGGAGTATGGCGTCGCCACGGCATGTGTCAAACCATACCTCATTCCTCTCGCCAAACAGGAACTTGAAGGATCGGGCGTCCTAGTGTGCCCAGTTATTGGCTTCCCGCACGGCAACAGCACCACCGAAGTCAAGGTGATTGAAGCAGATCGTGCTGCCGCCGCAGGAGGCAGTGAGATTGATATGGTTATAAACATTGGAAAGGCTTTAGGCGGTGATTGGGATTATGTTGCACGCGAAATTCGGGAAGTTAATGAAACAGTTATCAAGCATGGCGCTACGCTCAAGGTTATTTTCGAAAACGACTATCTCAAGGACGAGCATATCATTCGACTTTGCGAAATATGCTCCGAGATTGGCGTCGCATTCGTCAAAACTTCCACGGGATACGGCTTTGTTAAGCAAACAAACGGGCTCTACACGTACGCTGGAGCTACCATCCACCACCTGAAATTGATGAGAAAACACTCGAAGCCAGAGATTCAGGTCAAGGCAGCTGGAGGGGTCCGGACGTTGGATGACTTGCTACATGTTATGTCTCTTGGCGTGACTCGAATCGGAGCCACGGCAACGGTCGCCATTATGAAGGCTGCAGCTGAAAGGGGAATAACAAATGAGCCTACGACAGTCGAGTTTCAGCCTATggctgagcagcagctcggaGGCTACTAA
- a CDS encoding uncharacterized protein (EggNog:ENOG41~antiSMASH:Cluster_3.1~TransMembrane:1 (o606-628i)): MVFPGKNTAAQSNQLPQLKNKRVQKVPRACQRCRRQKLKCDVNRPCTLCERAGVDCSVMEADIWKPVSPNQIIGKVRKLDGDGSIHRDTKRASYPAQAVEEKAITTTATKVSSSARHEARCISSEASEARDASPAALQSPWASSSAAMTFVKEAFDHQDTIAPEGRDVSALSATHWTREGASGSTWPKQSQARLKKLIAAEKKFMILLPDIRAATLLVENYFDKIHWFVLVFHQREFRDKFQQLYASECQEFEEHGSRLGYISVFLAVCAVSLQYTSSDQKQKLADVGVEQHVLQDDILDALRLRLLDIVSLGSLESIQTCVLLGTFYLYHGQPELAWPICGCGLRIAQALNIHRRSSSGSSTPDLDDPIQRAQESRKRCWWAIYEIETFCSMLYGFPLSISDRDCDTKPLHPYAVRSLDSLGDSIFRRAAGEPTLLSYKYFMVQLSIIVKSALADIYGLHRPSDDSKKRDDKYSLNRLLETVTNLDARLQKWSQSLPVRLQFNEATKDPTSRLHISSDRYFEDHLFQLQALALKLAFENARILIYRPLLSYRRIVTTHATRDSFTTQDTQAIDPFQTSIQKCRDAAFQVLLLGSFPIFQQVADTYAVSFVSLHLFTASITLSILTGLEPLSRESHESKMGLRRLMEMQSRLKSKSIIAEQGFRILKTLMSLILEKEAKKIFNFESTGVDDQISLNPRNLLPHPRSPHQEDLQVGDQFIASPVEKSKDALTGADLPEDSPSFIENDNIFRFDICEDPSMIQALFQLEQGFEINTNVSTEMELNDMESSIESSFGSQDPGWIWSIDSYK; encoded by the exons ATGGTCTTCCCAGGGAAGAACACTGCGGCCCAGAGCAATCAATTGCCACAATTGAAGAATAAGAGAGTTCAAAAAGTTCCCAGGGCCTGTCAGAGATGCCGGCGCCAGAAACTCAAG TGTGATGTTAATCGTCCATGCACTCTGTGTGAACGGGCTGGGGTAGATTGCTCAGTTATGGAGGCCGATATTTGGAAGCCTGTGAGCCCAAACCAAATCATAGGCAAAGTTCGTAAACTCGATGGCGACGGTTCTATCCACCGGGATACAAAGCGGGCTTCTTATCCAGCTCAAGCCGTCGAAGAGAAAGCTATAacgacaacagcaacaaaagTCTCCTCTTCCGCACGCCATGAAGCTCGATGTATCTCCAGCGAAGCCAGCGAAGCCAGGGATGCAAGCCCCGCAGCCTTGCAGTCACCATGGGCTTCAAGCTCCGCGGCCATGACCTTTGTAAAAGAG GCATTCGACCACCAGGACACGATAGCACCAGAAGGACGAGATGTTTCAGCTCTCTCTGCTACACACTGGACTCGGGAAGGCGCATCAGGCAGCACCTGGCCTAAACAAAGTCAAGCCCGCCTCAAAAAGCTTATtgcagctgaaaaaaaattcatgaTTTTACTCCCAGATATCAGAGCTGCTACGCTACTAGTCGAAAACTATTTTGATAAAATTCACTGGTTTGTACTAGTTTTCCACCAGAGAGAATTTAGAGATAAGTTTCAGCAGCTTTACGCCTCTGAGTGTCAAGAATTTGAAGAACACGGCTCTCGACTCGGGTACATCAGCGTGTTTCTCGCAGTTTGCGCCGTCAGTTTACAGTATACCAGTTCTGATCAAAAGCAGAAGCTAGCAGATGTCGGGGTCGAGCAACATGTGCTACAGGACGATATACTTGACGCTTTGAGGCTTAGACTTCTTGACATAGTATCACTAGGCTCCTTGGAATCGATTCAGACATGTGTACTGCTAGGGACTTTTTATCTCTATCATGGGCAACCAGAACTCGCTTGGCCAATTTGTGGTTGTGGTTTACGAATTGCTCAAGCTCTGAACATACATCGGCGATCATCGAGTGGCAGTTCCACCCCGGATTTGGATGATCCAATACAAAGAGCGCAAGAATCCAGGAAACGATGCTGGTGGGCTATATATGAAATCGAGACCTTCTGTTCGATGCTCTATGGTTTCCCGCTCAGCATCTCAGACAGGGATTGTGACACAAAGCCCTTGCACCCATATGCAGTAAGGTCGTTGGATTCTCTAGGAGATTCCATCTTTCGCCGTGCAGCTGGTGAACCAACTCTTCTTTCGTATAAATATTTCATGGTGCAGCTATCTATCATTGTCAAGTCGGCATTGGCTGATATTTATGGCTTGCATCGGCCTTCCGATGACTCCAAGAAACGAGATGACAAATATAGCTTGAACCGGCTCTTAGAAACGGTTACAAACTTGGATGCAAGACTACAAAAATGGTCTCAGAGCTTACCGGTACGGCTCCAGTTCAATGAAGCGACCAAAGATCCGACTTCTCGCTTGCATATTTCGTCAGATCGCTATTTCGAAGATCATCTCTTCCAGCTTCAGGCCCTTGCACTTAAGCTCGCATTCGAGAACGCCAGGATACTAATCTATCGGCCCTTGCTCTCGTACAGACGGATCGTTACTACTCACGCAACAAGAGACAGCTTTACAACACAGGATACGCAAGCAATAGATCCATTTCAAACATCGATACAGAAATGTCGAGATGCGGCCTTTCAAGTTTTGCTGCTTGGTTCATTTCCCATCTTTCAACAGGTCGCAGATACGTACGCTGTATCCTTTGTATCGCTACATCTCTTCACAGCGAGTATAACACTGTCTATCCTGACAGGCCTTGAACCGCTCAGTCGAGAGTCTCATGAATCAAAAATGGGCTTACGACGGCTGATGGAGATGCAATCCCGATTGAAGTCCAAAAGTATTATCGCAGAACAAGGGTTCAGAATACTGAAGACACTGATGTCTCTTATACTTGAGAAAGAGGCAAAGAAAATATTCAATTTCGAATCCACTGGTGTAGATGATCAGATATCACTCAACCCTCGAAATTTGTTGCCACACCCACGAAGCCCCCATCAAGAGGATCTACAGGTCGGTGACCAATTTATAGCCTCGCCCGTGGAAAAATCCAAAGACGCATTGACTGGCGCCGATCTACCGGAAGATTCACCCAGTTTCATAGAAAATGACAATATATTTCGCTTCGACATCTGCGAAGATCCGTCGATGATACAGGCGCTTTTCCAGCTCGAACAGG GATTTGAAATAAACACAAATGTAAGCACTGAAATGGAGCTGAATGACATGGAATCCTCAATAGAGAGTTCGTTTGGGAGTCAGGACCCAGGGTGGATATGGAGTATCGACTCATATAAGTAA